TCAGGCTGGATGAGACGACTGGCCGGAGGTTCACGTTCTTTGCCGATCCCGACGGACTGCCTCTGGAACTCTACGAGAGCTGAGTGTCCGGTTCAAAACCGAGTGAACGATTTTGCCCATTTGCAAAAAGCTGCGTCATGTGGCGGATACAGGTGATCAGGCCCCGGTGCTGTCGGGGATGCCCCCCCCCCCAGCCGCCGGGACCCTGCGCATCCTTGCTGCCGACCCCGAACATCTTGGTGCTGCACAGGACAACCATCCTGCGAGCCAGTGTCGCCTTAATACGCCATTTTCCACATATATCTGCGGGTTGTCAGGGGGTGTCCTTTGCGTCGGCCAATCGTTCGGCATACATGCGAAGCAAAGGTGTGAACACGAGTGGGGCGAGGTAATCCGCGATTCTTGCGTTGAACCTGTTCAACCCGAATTCCTGTGCATCAGGATTGTGGTGCGCTGGCTGAATTTACGCGCAAACGCAACCGCGCGTTCATCCATTGTCCGACTATTCCCCAAGCCCAGAAGGATCAGGAACGGTGTATCGAAATCTGTGATTTCAAACGGGCCATGGAAGTATTCGCCTGAATTGATTGCCGCAGAATGAATCCAGAGCATTTCCTGAAAAATGCAGATCGCATAGGAATAGGCAACCCCGTAGGACGTGCCTGACGCCATTGTATAGATCACAGGTTCACGTTTGTGGGCCGCGGCGAACGCAACGGCCTTTTCCCGATGCCCGGCGGTCACTTCTGCAACAATAACGCCAATCTCGGACAGCGCGCGATCAAATTCTATAGCTGTTGCATTCCCCTCTCGCGTCGCGAGAATTCCGAAGCTTAGGCGGAACACCACAGCCGCTGAATGCTGTGGTGACATGGTCATTGGATCATGATCGTAGTAGATGACGTGCTCTGACGCCACATCGAGGGGGCTGTCAGGCACATGCGTCAGTGCGATGGTCAATGCGCCCGCCGCGCGTGCGGTTTGGGCGGCCAGCACCGTTTCGGGTGTTGTCCCGGAATGTGAACACAGCACTACGACTGATGATTTCCCAAGTCTGCGCGGGGCGCGGGTCGTGAATTCTGCGGAATTCACTGCGAAACCGGCAATCGCCTTTGCTTCGCGGTCCATGAGATACTGGTTCGGCCGTGGGATCTGATGCCTCATCACGGGTGATGACGATGCTAGGTTTGACGCCGATCACCGCAATGGCAATCGAAGCCTTTGCTCCCACGCTGTCAGTATTCAAGCGCAGTCGGGATTTCGCAGCCTTGCTCGGATTGGTGCCTTGGCAACATTCAACCGGTGGCAAACAGATGCTGGGGCGAACCTCGGAGAAGGGGCAGCGTGATATCCGGCGCCTGCTTGCCATCGGTGCGATGTCGGTCATCCGCCGGGCAACAAGGAAAGGGACGTTCCCGGGAACCTGGCTTCATGCCATGTTCTTGCGCAAGCCACGCAAAGTAGTTGCCGGACAACAGGCCTGATACATGACCGCACCCGATCACACGTCAATGCTGTGCAAAAACCGGCTTGCGCGAACGACCGTCTTGCGCGAACGGGGGGTATCTATACATGATCACGCATTGCTGATCATGCACGATCGAAATAGCCGCTGAGAAAGGCCCGGCAGCGGTCAGAGCGGGTGTTGCCGAAGACCTGTTCGGGCGTCCCGTCCTCTTCCACGACACCCTGGTGCAGGAAGACAGTACGACTCGAAACTTCGCGGGCAAAGCCCATCTCATGCGTGACGATGACCATCGTCCGGCCTTCTTCGGCAAGGTGGCGCATCACCTTCAACACCTCGCCGACCAGTTCCGGGTCAAGGGCTGATGTCGGTTCATCAAAGAGAAGCGCGCGGGGCTTCTGCGCCAGGCCGCGCGCGATGGCGACGCGCTGTTGCTGTCCACCCGACAGCTGGTTTGGCCAGGCATCCGCCTTGTCCGCCAATCCTACCTTTTCCAGCAGCGCCAAGGCCTCGTCTCGGCATTCCGCCTTGCTGCGGCGCTGGACGATCAGCGGCGCCTCGGTGACGTTCTGAAGCACCGTGCGGTGGGGCCAGAGGTTGAAGTTCTGGAATACGAAGCCAAGGTTGCGGCGAATGGTGCGGGCAGTGCGTTCCTGGGCACGGTTCAGCCTGCCTCCTTGGACCGTGATATGCGCATCGCCTACCGATACCGAACCGCTGTCGGGCGTCTCGAGCATGGGGATGCAGCGCAGCAGGGTGCTTTTTCCCGAACCGCTGGCACCGATCAGCGAAAGAACATCGCCATCGCTGGCCTGAAGATCGATGCCGCGAAGGACCTTGTTCTGTCCAAAGCTCTTGTGCAAACCCTTGACTGAGACTGCGGGATGGGTGCTTGTCATTGTCTTGCTCCGAATTGCCAGGGAGAGAGGGTGCGTTCGATCCGGTCGGTCAACCGCGTCACGATCAGCGAGAGCACCAGATAGATCAGCCCGGCGCAAAGGAATATCTCGACCGCGCGCCAGGTTTCGGCGACGGCTTCCCGGGCGATGCCGGTCACATCCATCAGGCTGATCATGCTGACCAGCGCGGTGGATTTCAGCATCGAGATCACCTCGTTGGAATAAGCTGGCAATGCCTGACGCACCGCGATGGGCAGTGTCACCCGGCGCAACACCTGCAAACGCGACATACCGCAGACGCGCGCCGCCTCGCGGGCGCCGACAGGCACCGCGCGCAGACCACCGCGCAGGATCTCGGAGGTATAGGCCGCGTCATTCAGGATGAGTGCCAGCAACCCGCACCAGTAGGGTTCGCGCAGGAACGGCCAAAGAAAGCTTGACCGGATGAACTCGATCTGACCCAGACCAAAGTAGATCATGAAAATTTGTACCAGCAGCGGCGTGCCGCGGAAGACGAAGACATAACTGCTCGCGAGCGCAGTGCCGGGGCGTGTGGTGCGTGCGAGATTGAGCAGCAGCGCAAGGCCAGCCCCGCCCAGCAAAGAGAAAAAAGTCAGGTTGAGCGTCAGCGGCAGGCCAGACAGAAGCTTGGGGAAAATGCTGGCAAGAAAAATGGTATCCATCATCGTTCCCCTTCCGAGTAGCCGGCCATGGTGCGTCGCTCAAGCAGGCGAAAAAACTGGTCGGAAAGCGTGGTAATTACCAGATAGAGGACGGCCGCCGCAGAGAAGAACAGCAAATGCTCATAGGTGGTGCCTGCAGCGATCGAAACCTGACGCATGATCTCCACCAGTCCGGTAACCGAAACCAGCGCGCTTTCCTTGACCACGGACTGCCACTGATTGCCCATGCCCGGTATCGCAGTGACCAAGGCCTGAGGCGCGGTCACGCGCCGAAGAAGCTGCCATCGCGTCATGCCGACGACACGCCCGGCCTCTAGCGTGCCCTTCGGCACCGCCTGATAAGCCCCGCGCAGAACCTCGGACTGTCCGGCCCCCGAGATCATGCCGATGGCCAGCATACCGGCGACGAAGCCGCTGATGTCAAAGGGGCCTTCGAGCCCCAGCGCCGTGCCCACGTAGGTGACGACCTGTCGCCCGCCGAAGTAGAACAGGAAAATCACCAGAAGATCGGGCACCCCCCGCAGGACAACAACGTAGACATCGGCGATGCGGCGCGCCAACATATTGCCGGAGACCCTCGCCCAGACCGTCAGCGTACCAAGGACCGTGCCCAGCAGGAACGCCGAAAGCGAGACGGCGAGGGTCATGAAACCGGCGCGCACAAGCGCCGGTCCCCAACCCTCTGGGCCGAAGCCCAAAAGATAAAGTTCAGATGTCATGAGAGTATCAGTATTGTTCCGGGGTCACGACAAGCCCGAACCACTTCGTTGACAGTTCTGCAAGTGTACCATCCGCGACGACGCTCTCAAGTCCGGCGTTGAAAGCTTCACGCAACGCGTCATCGCCCTTCTGCACCGCGATGCCCGCACCAGCGCCCATTAAGCCGCCGATGAAGGTCGGGCCGGTGGCCATGGCGCGGTCGGCGTTTTGTTCCAAGAAGGCCGAGACGTTGGTAAGTGATGCGATGCCCGCGTCGATGCGCCCGATCATCAGATCCTGATAAACGTCCGGGCCGTTGGGATAAGTGCGGACATTCACGCCCTTGTCCTTCAGGTATTCCTCAAGGAAGGCGGACTGGATCGTCGCCTGTTGCACACCGATTGTCTTGCCATGCAGCACGTCGGCCACAGCGTCGATGGCAGGGACGATGCTGTCCGGTTCACCCAGGTCGGCGGTGGCGCCGTCCATCGGCAGTTCAATCCCTGCCCGGTTCATCACCACAAAGGTCGAGCCGCCCAGCGTGTAGGGCAGCGAGAAGTCAACCACGTCCTGGCGGACGGGCGTGATGCTGATGCTGTTGATCACGGCGTCGTATTTACCGTCGATCAGACCCTGGATCATGCCGTCCCACGCCTGTGAGATAAACTCGATTTCCAGACCCTGCCGCTCGGCGATCTCATTCGCGAGGTCGATTTCGAAGCCATAGAGATCGCCGTTAGGGCGCGTCATGTTGGACGGTGGGAAGGCACCACCGGTCGTGAGGATGATAGTGCGGTCGGTAACATCGGCTTGGACGGCTGTCAGGCTCAGCACGCCAGCGATCAGCGCGGCGCTTGCGCTCAGAATTGTCTTGGTCATGTTTTATTCCTTTGTTCATCGGTTTTGTTTGGGAAGGAGGTTAGCGGAGCAATTCGGTTGCCATGCGTGCCAGCACGATGGCGCTGTCGGCAATGCAGCTTTCGTTGGGCTGGTAGTCCGAGTTGTGGACGCGATCATCGCGACCGGGGATACGGGCACCGACAAGGATCTGGATGGAAGGCATCCGCTCGGTGAAGAGTGAGAAGTCTTCCGCGCCGAAGCTGCGGCCTTCAGCGACATGCGGCGCCTCGCCGAACTGGGCGGCAAGCGCCGTGGCGGCGCGGTCTACCATCGCGTCATCGTTCACCAAGGCAGGCACGCCGCGGACGTATTCGATCCCGGCTTCCAGATCCATCGCAGCGGCGGAATGCGAACAGATGCGGCGGAACGATGCTTCTATCCGGTCGCGCGACTGGGCCGTGCGGCAGCGGGCGGTACCCTCAAACATGCAGGTGTCGGGGATGATGTTTTGCGTCTGACCACCGGCGATATGGCCAATGGTCAGCACTGCCGACTGCGCCGGGTCCATCTCTCGGGAGATGATAGTCTGCAACTGGCTGATGATATGGGCGGCCCCGACGATCGGATCGATGGCCGTGTGCGGGCGGGCGGCATGCCCGGAACTGCCACGGATTGTCACCTTGAACTCGTCGCTGGACGCAGTGGCGGCGCCGCGTTGCAGCAGTATCTTTCCGGCGTCCAGCTCGGGCCGGTTGTGAAACGTGATGGCCATGTCCGCGCCATCACCCGCGCCATCAGCAAGCATGGCCGCCGCGCCGCTTTCCAGCGTTTCCTCGGCGGGTTGGAAGATCAGCCGCACACTGCCGCGCAGTCGCGGGCCGATCTGCTTGAGCGCGTGCGCCGCACCGAGCAGGGCAGAGGTATGCAGGTCATGCCCGCAAGCATGCATTTTGCCCGGAACGGTCGAGGCATAAGGAAGCCCTGTCATCTCCTGAATCGGTAGCGCGTCCATGTCGGCGCGCAGGATCAGGCAGGGACCGGGCGCGCCGCCCTCAATTTCGGCCACGACGCCGGTGCGTCCAACGCCGGTCTTCGGGTCCAGGCCGATGGCGCGCAACTCCTCGGCCACAAGGGCGGCCGTGCGGATGGTGTCGAAACCTGTCTCCGGGTGGGCGTGGATATTGCGCCGTATTTCCACAAGCCGCGATTCAACATCGCGAACAAGCTTTTCGATCTCGGGGCCGGGATCATTGGCAAATTCAGTCATCTTTTTTGTCTTTCTATCGCGTGCGAGATCGTTCCTCATTCGCAATATTCTGTGTAATTTCGGCTTTGATACAGGACCCTATTTACCGCGCTGTTATACAAATGTATAGTATCTGCGACAAGTTTGAAGCGGACCAGTCACCATCGAAGCGTTTTTGATGGATTTCTGGACACTTCTGCTTACAAAACGAACTCGCAGGACGTGATTGCCACCGCAGCCCTCAACTGCATGGCAACAGTCACAATACAGAAGGGTGCCCAATGACACAGCGCAGCTATCAACGCCTGGGCGAGGACGCCCGACGCAATGCCCTGCTGGAAGCCACGCTGGATTGTCTGGCTGAAGACGGCATGGGCGGCGCCAGTGTGCGCAAGATCGCCGAGCGTGCGGGTGTTTCTGCCGGTCTGATCCGGCACTACTTCTTGTCGAAGGACGAGATGGTCCACGCGGCCTATGCCTATCTGATGGGCAACCTCACCGGTGCAGCGGCAGAGTCAGCGCGCATGGCCTCCGAGGGGCCTGCGCAGGCGCTGGCGCATTTTATTGCCGCGAACGTCAAGCACCCCAACCTGTCGTCACGCAAGGTTTCGCTTTGGGCGACCTTCATCGGGCGCGTCCGTTCCGGACAACGTTATGCCCAGATCCACCGCGAGAGCTATCGTGAATTCCTCGACCTGCTTGAAGCGCTGATCCACCCGGTCCTGACCCAGCACAATCTCCCGGCAGACCCGGCGACTTGCCATAGTCACGCCATCGCCCTGAATGGGTTGATCGACGGGCTATGGATCGAAGGCTCGCTTGGCCACGGGCTCTATGACCCCGCACGGCTGCCCCGGATCGCGCTTTCTGCCGCAGAGGGCATCCTGCGCCTGCCCAACGACACACTGGCGCATCCAACTGCGCGCTGAAGAAAAGGAAGACACATGCAGTATGCAGCCATCACACGCAGGCTGAAGGATCTGGGCGGGGACAAGTGGGCCATTCACAACGCCGCCCGCGACCGCCTTAACCAAGGCGAGGATATCATCGAACTGACAATCGGCGAGCCGGATATTCCAACCGATCCCGGCCTGATCGAGATTTGTGCCGACTCGATGCGCCGCGGCCGCACGCGCTATTCCAACGGCCGTGGCGAGGCTGGCCTTATCAAAGCGCTGCAACGGACTTACGCGTCGCGCCTGCCCGAAATCGCGCCTGAAAATATCCTGTGCTTTCCAGGCACGCAGACCGCCCTGTTTGCTGTGATGCTTGCGCTGGTCGAAGAGGGCGATGGCGTGCTGATTGGCGATCCTTACTATGCAACATATGATGGGGTGGTCGAAGCGACTGGCGCCAAAGTGCAGGCCGTACCGCTGAAGATGGAGCACGGCTTCGTCCCGCAGCCCCATGATCTGCAAACTGCGATCACGCCGAATAGCCGCGTTCTGCTTCTGAATACCCCGCACAATCCCAGTGGATCGGTCATCAACCACGACAGCATGCGCGCCATCGGCGATATTGCCCTTGCCCATGATCTGTGGATCGTCTGCGACGAGGTCTACGAGTCGCTGATTTTCGAAGGCGAGTTCTGCTCTCCTTTAGAATTCGCCCCTTTGCGTGAACGCACAATCGTAGTCTCTTCTATTTCCAAGAGCCATGCCGCGACCGGATTTCGCAGCGGCTGGGCGATTGGTCCCAAAGAGGCGATGCGCCTGTTACTGCCGATCTCGGAAACCATGCTCTTCGGGAACCAACCCTTTATCGCCGACATGACGGAAGCCGCGCTGACCGACGATTACGACACCGCCGAACGGTTGCGCACCTCGTTGGCGCGTCGCGCGCGGACCTGTCAGGCGGCCTTCGAGGCAGCTGAGGGGTTGTCGTCCTTTTTGCCGCGCGGCGGGATGTTCATGTTGGTAGACGTATCGGCCACCGGACTGGGCGGTGAGGCATTTGCCTGGCGGCTGCTGGAGGAAGAAGCCGTGGCAGTCATGCCGGGCAACTCTTTCGGCGGGCAGGCCGGACACCTGATCCGGCTGGGCCTGACCTTGCCCGACGCAAAGCTGGCAGAAGCCGTGCGCCGCATCACGGCCCTGTCGGCCCGGCTCTGTGCCGCAAGATTTCCCGCAAAAGCACAGGCATAAGCAAAAGGCTGGTGCGCCAGCCCCTTCTTGCCCAAAGCGATCAGACCGCGCCGGTCAGTCGCGATAGTCTGGCGCAATCCGGTCCAGCAGGCGCAGGTGCGCCGCCCATTCCAGCGCCACGTCATCATCCTCGCCCATCGAGCCTTCGTACTGCTTGGCTACATGGTCGGCCACATTGTCGGGGACCGCACGCAAAGGCTGCCCCATCGAAAGAGTGGCCACCTGAATTTCGCAGGCGCGCTCCATGTAGAACATTGTATTGAACATCGAAGCTGCGGTCGCTCCAGTGGTCAGCAGGCCGTGGTTGCGCAGTACCAGCACCGGGTTGTCGCCAAGACTTCTGACCAAGCGCTCCCGCTCGCCCAGATCCAGCGCGATGCCCTCGTAGTCATGGTATGAAATCCGGTTGTGGAACTGCAGTGCAATCTGGTTGAGCGGCAAGAGTCCGTCTTCCAGCGTCGAGACCGCCACACCGGCACGCGTATGCGTATGCATGATCCAGGCAGCATCATGGCTGGTCCGGTGGATCGCCGAGTGAATGGTGAAGCCCGCCGGGTTCACAGGATAGGGGCTGTCATCGACCTTGTTACCGTCCACGTCGATCTTGACCAGAGACGAGGCCGTTATTTCGTCCCAAGAAAGGCCGTAGGGGTTAATCAGAAAATGACCTTCTTCGCCGGGCACGCGGGCGGTGATGTGGGTGTAAATCAGGTCGGTGAACCGATAGTGCCAGGCCAGTCGGTAGCAGGCTGCAAGGTCGCAGCGGGCCTGCCATTCGTGGTCGCTCGTCGTGGTCGGGGCGGCGGTTGCAGCTTGTTTCATTGGGGTCTCCTATTCGATCAATAGCCGCGCGCGCGTTCAACGCCGAAGCTGAGAGGGGCACCTTCGCGCAACTCGCGCGCCGTGGTGACAATTTGTTCGGCGACGACAGAAGGAACCGAGTCACTGGCAATATGCGGCGTGATGCGCAGGCGAGCGTCGTGCCAGAAAGGGTGATCCTCTGGCAGCGGTTCGGCGTGGAACACATCCAGCGTGGCACCGGCAAGCTGTCCGCTGTCGAGCGCGGCAATCAGGTCGGATTCGACCAGATGTTCGCCGCGCCCTATCTGGATCAGCCAGCTGCCCTGCGCCATGGCCGCAAACAGCGTGGCGTTCAGCACGGCCTCGGTGGCTTGGGTCAGCGGCAGGATGTTGATGACGAAATGCGCACCGGCTGTAGCCGT
Above is a window of Roseinatronobacter sp. S2 DNA encoding:
- a CDS encoding ABC transporter permease; this encodes MTSELYLLGFGPEGWGPALVRAGFMTLAVSLSAFLLGTVLGTLTVWARVSGNMLARRIADVYVVVLRGVPDLLVIFLFYFGGRQVVTYVGTALGLEGPFDISGFVAGMLAIGMISGAGQSEVLRGAYQAVPKGTLEAGRVVGMTRWQLLRRVTAPQALVTAIPGMGNQWQSVVKESALVSVTGLVEIMRQVSIAAGTTYEHLLFFSAAAVLYLVITTLSDQFFRLLERRTMAGYSEGER
- a CDS encoding ABC transporter permease, producing the protein MMDTIFLASIFPKLLSGLPLTLNLTFFSLLGGAGLALLLNLARTTRPGTALASSYVFVFRGTPLLVQIFMIYFGLGQIEFIRSSFLWPFLREPYWCGLLALILNDAAYTSEILRGGLRAVPVGAREAARVCGMSRLQVLRRVTLPIAVRQALPAYSNEVISMLKSTALVSMISLMDVTGIAREAVAETWRAVEIFLCAGLIYLVLSLIVTRLTDRIERTLSPWQFGARQ
- a CDS encoding class II aldolase/adducin family protein codes for the protein MKQAATAAPTTTSDHEWQARCDLAACYRLAWHYRFTDLIYTHITARVPGEEGHFLINPYGLSWDEITASSLVKIDVDGNKVDDSPYPVNPAGFTIHSAIHRTSHDAAWIMHTHTRAGVAVSTLEDGLLPLNQIALQFHNRISYHDYEGIALDLGERERLVRSLGDNPVLVLRNHGLLTTGATAASMFNTMFYMERACEIQVATLSMGQPLRAVPDNVADHVAKQYEGSMGEDDDVALEWAAHLRLLDRIAPDYRD
- a CDS encoding TetR family transcriptional regulator C-terminal domain-containing protein, with the translated sequence MTQRSYQRLGEDARRNALLEATLDCLAEDGMGGASVRKIAERAGVSAGLIRHYFLSKDEMVHAAYAYLMGNLTGAAAESARMASEGPAQALAHFIAANVKHPNLSSRKVSLWATFIGRVRSGQRYAQIHRESYREFLDLLEALIHPVLTQHNLPADPATCHSHAIALNGLIDGLWIEGSLGHGLYDPARLPRIALSAAEGILRLPNDTLAHPTAR
- a CDS encoding M20 family metallopeptidase, with the translated sequence MTEFANDPGPEIEKLVRDVESRLVEIRRNIHAHPETGFDTIRTAALVAEELRAIGLDPKTGVGRTGVVAEIEGGAPGPCLILRADMDALPIQEMTGLPYASTVPGKMHACGHDLHTSALLGAAHALKQIGPRLRGSVRLIFQPAEETLESGAAAMLADGAGDGADMAITFHNRPELDAGKILLQRGAATASSDEFKVTIRGSSGHAARPHTAIDPIVGAAHIISQLQTIISREMDPAQSAVLTIGHIAGGQTQNIIPDTCMFEGTARCRTAQSRDRIEASFRRICSHSAAAMDLEAGIEYVRGVPALVNDDAMVDRAATALAAQFGEAPHVAEGRSFGAEDFSLFTERMPSIQILVGARIPGRDDRVHNSDYQPNESCIADSAIVLARMATELLR
- a CDS encoding transporter substrate-binding domain-containing protein, with the protein product MTKTILSASAALIAGVLSLTAVQADVTDRTIILTTGGAFPPSNMTRPNGDLYGFEIDLANEIAERQGLEIEFISQAWDGMIQGLIDGKYDAVINSISITPVRQDVVDFSLPYTLGGSTFVVMNRAGIELPMDGATADLGEPDSIVPAIDAVADVLHGKTIGVQQATIQSAFLEEYLKDKGVNVRTYPNGPDVYQDLMIGRIDAGIASLTNVSAFLEQNADRAMATGPTFIGGLMGAGAGIAVQKGDDALREAFNAGLESVVADGTLAELSTKWFGLVVTPEQY
- a CDS encoding pyridoxal phosphate-dependent aminotransferase codes for the protein MQYAAITRRLKDLGGDKWAIHNAARDRLNQGEDIIELTIGEPDIPTDPGLIEICADSMRRGRTRYSNGRGEAGLIKALQRTYASRLPEIAPENILCFPGTQTALFAVMLALVEEGDGVLIGDPYYATYDGVVEATGAKVQAVPLKMEHGFVPQPHDLQTAITPNSRVLLLNTPHNPSGSVINHDSMRAIGDIALAHDLWIVCDEVYESLIFEGEFCSPLEFAPLRERTIVVSSISKSHAATGFRSGWAIGPKEAMRLLLPISETMLFGNQPFIADMTEAALTDDYDTAERLRTSLARRARTCQAAFEAAEGLSSFLPRGGMFMLVDVSATGLGGEAFAWRLLEEEAVAVMPGNSFGGQAGHLIRLGLTLPDAKLAEAVRRITALSARLCAARFPAKAQA
- a CDS encoding ABC transporter ATP-binding protein, with amino-acid sequence MTSTHPAVSVKGLHKSFGQNKVLRGIDLQASDGDVLSLIGASGSGKSTLLRCIPMLETPDSGSVSVGDAHITVQGGRLNRAQERTARTIRRNLGFVFQNFNLWPHRTVLQNVTEAPLIVQRRSKAECRDEALALLEKVGLADKADAWPNQLSGGQQQRVAIARGLAQKPRALLFDEPTSALDPELVGEVLKVMRHLAEEGRTMVIVTHEMGFAREVSSRTVFLHQGVVEEDGTPEQVFGNTRSDRCRAFLSGYFDRA
- a CDS encoding SIS domain-containing protein: MDREAKAIAGFAVNSAEFTTRAPRRLGKSSVVVLCSHSGTTPETVLAAQTARAAGALTIALTHVPDSPLDVASEHVIYYDHDPMTMSPQHSAAVVFRLSFGILATREGNATAIEFDRALSEIGVIVAEVTAGHREKAVAFAAAHKREPVIYTMASGTSYGVAYSYAICIFQEMLWIHSAAINSGEYFHGPFEITDFDTPFLILLGLGNSRTMDERAVAFARKFSQRTTILMHRNSG